The Lycium barbarum isolate Lr01 chromosome 12, ASM1917538v2, whole genome shotgun sequence genome includes a region encoding these proteins:
- the LOC132622159 gene encoding SH3 domain-containing protein 3, which yields MDALRKQASKLREQVAKQQQAVIKQFSATGYEGSDVIVIDEVEMQLHHQLDKLYKSTREKRDFQKEIVKAAETFTAIGYKHVEAGTKLSEDCCKYGVENPNDEVLAKAASIYGDARKHAEKEVEDLNKLFFSQVLEPLRAMVAGSPLEDARHLAQRYSKMRQEAEIQAAEVSRRQARVREAPIPENVAKLHAAEAKMQEMKANMAVLGKEAAAALAAVESQQERLTFQRLVAMVEAEKLYHERVAVILGNIEAEIVSEKQRKEAAPPVATLPVNPPTHVPEKTKYFLAEAIHSFEAESEKELSLSVGDYVVVRKVTQSGWSEGECQGKAGWFPSEYVEKRQRVPTSNGATEVY from the exons ATGGATGCTTTAAGGAAACAAGCTAGCAAGCTAAGAGAACAAGTCGCCAAACAACAGCAG GCAGTCATCAAGCAGTTCAGTGCAACTGGTTATGAAGGTTCAGATGTTATCGTCATTGATGAGGTAGAGATGCAATTACATCACCAACTGGACAAGTTGTATAAGTCTACCCGTGAAAAAAGG GATTTCCAGAAAGAGATTGTTAAGGCAGCTGAAACATTTACAGCTATAGGATACAAGCATGTAGAAGCAG GAACTAAATTATCAGAAGATTGCTGCAAATATGGAGTCGAAAATCCCAATGACGAGGTGTTAGCGAAGGCTGCTTCTATTTATGGTGATGCTCGTAAGCATGCAGAGAAGGAGGTTGAAGATCTAAACAAACTGTTCTTTAGTCAG GTACTAGAACCATTGAGAGCTATGGTAGCTGGTTCTCCCTTAGAGGATGCTCGTCATCTTGCTCAGCGCTACAGTAAAATGAGGCAAGAGGCAGAGATACAG GCAGCCGAAGTTTCTAGAAGACAAGCTCGGGTGAGGGAAGCTCCCATCCCAGAGAATGTGGCAAAGCTGCATGCAGCAGAAGCTAAAATGCAAGAAATGAAAGCCAACATGGCAGTACTAGGTAAAGAAGCAGCTGCAGCATTAGCTGCTGTGGAATCACAGCAGGAGAGGCTTACATTTCAGAGGCTTGTCGCAATG GTTGAAGCAGAAAAGCTTTATCATGAGAGAGTTGCTGTTATTTTGGGTAATATTGAAGCTGAG ATAGTTTCTGAAAAACAGCGAAAAGAGGCTGCTCCTCCTGTAGCCACACTTCCTGTAAACCCTCCGACCCACGTGCCTGAGAAAACAAAATACTTTTTGGCTGAG GCTATTCATTCTTTTGAAGCTGAATCAGAAAAGGAGCTAAGCTTGTCTGTGGGtgattatgttgttgttcgtAAG GTGACTCAATCAGGGTGGTCAGAAGGAGAATGTCAGGGCAAGGCAGGTTGGTTTCCATCTGAGTACGTGGAGAAACGACAAAGAGTACCTACTTCTAATGGAGCAACTGAAGTTTACTGA